The stretch of DNA ATAACCTAGCTTTGCTAGCTCATGTAATAATTAATCGAATATAAGATGTTTTTTTGCTTTTTTACAAAAAAAGCAAAAAATTAACGGGGTATTATAAAACGGTAATCGACCTATTAAAAAGGACTTACGAGTTCGTGGATTGTTAAACTAAACAAAAAGCTGTTATGAAAAATAGGAATCCCTTTGTATTATGTTTATTCGCTATTATTGTATGGACAGGTTGTCGAGAAGAAGCCAAAAATTGTCAACCTAGCCATGAACTGGATAGATCAAGAGGCAATTGTACCGTTACATTATCAACTTCTCCTTCTTATCATGAATCAACCAATGGTAATTGGAGAACCATCAATACCAATAGTATTCCTAACCATCAAGTAGGGGTATTTGGTAAGGTTTCTGGAGCAATTAACCCTCATGCTATTGCTGCTCAAAACGAAACCTATAGCATTACTACTAATCCAACCATAGCAACTTCAAAAACAATGCTTTTGAGCAATTATGGTCCTGCCTATTCTTTTGGAGTATTGATGAATGGGGTAGAGGTAGATCCTATTGCAGCTGAACCTTGGCCACATGAGGGCGTAATGGCTCCCAATGTCAATTGGACATGGAACCTCGAAGCCATGAATATTCAGATTGGCTTGGATTGTAATAATGCACATGTTCAACCGCAAGGAAAATATCATTATCATGGTTCTCCAACCTTATATTTGGCAGCGCTAAATATCAGTACATCTACGATGACATTAGTGGGCTGGGCGGCAGATGGTTTTCCTATCTATTATAAATATGGCTATTCTGATCCTCAGGATGCGACTTCAGCGGTCGTTGAATTGACTTCTAGTTATCAACTCAAAACAGGAGAGCGACCAGAAGATGGAACCAATGGTCCTTGTGGTACTTATAATGGCATCTATTCAAATGATTATGAATATAGCAATGGTTTAGGCTTGTTAGATGAGTGTAATGGTAGAACAGGAGTGACGCCTGAATTTCCTAATGGTACCTATTATTATGTGATAACAGACGATTTTCCATCTATACCAAGGTGTTTTGTAGGAACTCCTTCCAATGATTTTAAAATCTAAGATTATGAACAAATACATCCTAATTGGGGTAATGAGTATAATTAGCTATGCTAGTTGTGCTCATGCCCCTAATGAAGCTTTTTTTGAATTATTTGAATCAGAAGGAAAACTGTTGATCAAAGCAGAATTTCCATGGACGATTCGAAAGGTATTATTAGATGCTTTTCCTCAACTAAACAATGCCAAAAGTCAAGAAGAAATGGATCAAGGCTTTTTAGCTTATCTTCAACAACGCATTCACCTCTTAGATGAAAAAAATCAGTTGATCCAGATTCAAAAAATTCTAAAGGCCCCAAATCCTAATGGGCATGGACATGGAGTTGTCTATCTGTTGGTTTTAGAATCTTTTTCCACCATAAAGTCAATACAAAATACCTGCATGTTTGAAGCTTATCCCAATCAGCAAAATTTCCATACCTTGGAGGTCAACAATAAAAAAGTAATAAACTTTGTAACTTCCCATGATGCGCCCCTCTATTTTTTCCAATCAGGAACGAATTACCTACTTTGGATAGGAGGAATATTGGGAATTTTGCTAGTTGGTGGCTTGGTGCAACGTTATTTTAAATAACTTCATAGTTTAGATTCATTACTTACCTCTCTAAAATTACTTTTTTAGTTTTGGATTATTGGCATGTCGATCTTTATCTCTTATAGAGCGTTTGTCCATAATCTTTTGTAGCGCAGCACCTAAATCAACCTCTGCTTGATTGGCAAGACAAAGGAGTACAAAGAGTACATCTCCCATTTCTTCTGCTAAATCATCTTTGGCAGATGCTTCTTGAGCTGCTGTTTTGAAGGATTGTTCACCATAAATACGAGCCATTAAGCGAGCGACCTCTCCAACTTCTTCCATCAAAATAGCTGTATTGGTCAATTCTCCATAATAACGTATTCCAATTGTATTGATCCAGTGATCTACTTTTTGTTGTGCTTCTTTTAGTGTCATAACTATATTTTTAGTGGAGTGATTGATTTTGTTTGGTTTTAGGTAGAGGGGGCGAAATTGTTTTGGGGTCAGTCCTAGGTTGATAAGAGGGCGTATTACTAGGTTTGTGTTTTAAACTCAATTGGTAAAAATCTAAAATATGCATTAACAATGCAGATAAAATACCCAAAGCTATTGCCCTATAACGGGCAATGGTACCAATATTAGAAACTAAGAGGCCAACGAGAAAAAGATTGCTGATGGCATAAGCAATAATAAAATGAATCAAAACATTGGGTGGTTTGATGTGTTTCTTTTTCATGGATAGAGAGCACAAAATTAATCCTAAAAAAGATAAAATTTCTAAACTAGCTAACACTTGTAAAAAATCTTTGCATTCCCACAAAAAAGGCCTACCCAATACATTAATTAATGCCATTGGTATCATACTAATAACTCCCCATATAGTAGGAGCAAAAGGCTCTGCATTTTGTATCGAAGATCCTCCAATTTCTGCCAGAAATGCTGCTTGTTTGCTAGACAAAATCTCAAACAATTCAACACCAAAAATAGATTTGGTAAACAAAATTGCTAGACCAATAGAACAACTATAAACCACCAAATAGGTCAACCCAATACGACGGGTATAATTTAATGTGATTAAATAAGCAATGATTG from Aureispira anguillae encodes:
- a CDS encoding DUF6702 family protein, with translation MNKYILIGVMSIISYASCAHAPNEAFFELFESEGKLLIKAEFPWTIRKVLLDAFPQLNNAKSQEEMDQGFLAYLQQRIHLLDEKNQLIQIQKILKAPNPNGHGHGVVYLLVLESFSTIKSIQNTCMFEAYPNQQNFHTLEVNNKKVINFVTSHDAPLYFFQSGTNYLLWIGGILGILLVGGLVQRYFK
- a CDS encoding YHYH protein yields the protein MKNRNPFVLCLFAIIVWTGCREEAKNCQPSHELDRSRGNCTVTLSTSPSYHESTNGNWRTINTNSIPNHQVGVFGKVSGAINPHAIAAQNETYSITTNPTIATSKTMLLSNYGPAYSFGVLMNGVEVDPIAAEPWPHEGVMAPNVNWTWNLEAMNIQIGLDCNNAHVQPQGKYHYHGSPTLYLAALNISTSTMTLVGWAADGFPIYYKYGYSDPQDATSAVVELTSSYQLKTGERPEDGTNGPCGTYNGIYSNDYEYSNGLGLLDECNGRTGVTPEFPNGTYYYVITDDFPSIPRCFVGTPSNDFKI
- a CDS encoding nucleotide pyrophosphohydrolase yields the protein MTLKEAQQKVDHWINTIGIRYYGELTNTAILMEEVGEVARLMARIYGEQSFKTAAQEASAKDDLAEEMGDVLFVLLCLANQAEVDLGAALQKIMDKRSIRDKDRHANNPKLKK